CGGGCTACCCGTTCATCGCGACCACCTTCACCAAGACCGCCCAGGACATCCTCAACGGCGCCGACCCGCAGGAAGCGCTGAACCAGGCGGTCGCCGACATCGACGCGAACCAGCAGTCCAACAACAACTTCCAGTAGTCCTCACCCACTCGTCGGCCGATCGGGCGGGCGCCCGGCCACGCGCGCCCGCCCGATCCCGTCTGGCCCGCAGGGAATCCAATGACGCAGACAATCGGGGCTGCCCACCCCGAACCACCCACCATCGATCAGCTCGGCCGGCTTTCCTTCCGGCAGCGGCGCTTCACCAAAAGCCGCCAGTCGCAACGGATCGCCGCTGCCTGGATGGTCACCCCGGCCGCGGCCCTGATGCTGGTCTTCATCATCATCCCGATCGTGCTGACCTTCGTGTTGGCGTTCACCAACGCCAAGCTCATCTCGCCGACCGGTCCCCGGTTCGTCGGATTCGACAACTTCGCCCGGCTGTTCGGCGATCCGATCTTCTGGAAGTCGTTGCGCAACACCCTGTTGTTCGCCGTGTTCGTGGTGCCGATCCAGGCCGGCCTGGCCCTGGTGCTGGCGCTGCTGATCAACGTCAAGATCCGCGGGGTCAACTTCTTTCGCACCGTGTACTTCCTGCCGGTGGTCACCTCCATGGTGGTGGTGTCGCTGCTGTGGAAGTTCCTCTACCAACCCGACGGCCTGATCAACAACTTCCTGGCCGTCTTCGGTATCGACGGTCCGGACTGGCTGGGTAATCCGAACACCGCGATGATCTCGATCCTGATCATGTCGGTGTGGCAGGGAGTCGGGTTCCACATGGTCATCTGGCTGTCCGGCCTGCAGACCATCCCGCAGGACATGTACGAAGCCGGGGCCATCGACGGAGCCAACAACTGGCAGCGCTTCCGCTACCTGACCTGGCCGGCCCTGCGCCAGACCCGCACCTTCATCCTGATCACGATCACCATCCAGGCCTTCGCCCTGTTCACCCAGATCCAGGTGATGACCGAGGGCGGCCCGTTGGACTCGACCTCGACGATCGTCTTCCAGGCCGTGCGCACCGGATTCGACCTGCAGCAGACCGGCTACGCCTCGGCGCTGTCGCTGGTCTTCTTCATCCTGGTGCTGGTGGTTTCCCTGGTCCAACGCTTCCTGACCCGCGACAAGGACGTGAAGAAATGAGCCAGACCCTGACGCCGGTCGCCGATCCCGCCGCCCCGCCGGCACCGCGCGGCCCGGGCGCCGGCCGGACCGTGCTGCGGTACCTGGTCCGGTTCTTGCTGGTGCTGGTCTTCGCCCTGCCGCTGCTGTTCATGCTGGTGTCCTCGTTCAAGCCGGACACCCAGATCTTCGGCGATCTCGGCTCGATCGACGCATTCCTGCCGGTCGGCGAGGTGTCGCTGTCCAACTACACCGCGGTGTTCGAGCGGGTGCCGTTCTGGCGGTTCATGATGAACTCGATCC
This genomic window from Nakamurella multipartita DSM 44233 contains:
- a CDS encoding carbohydrate ABC transporter permease, with translation MTQTIGAAHPEPPTIDQLGRLSFRQRRFTKSRQSQRIAAAWMVTPAAALMLVFIIIPIVLTFVLAFTNAKLISPTGPRFVGFDNFARLFGDPIFWKSLRNTLLFAVFVVPIQAGLALVLALLINVKIRGVNFFRTVYFLPVVTSMVVVSLLWKFLYQPDGLINNFLAVFGIDGPDWLGNPNTAMISILIMSVWQGVGFHMVIWLSGLQTIPQDMYEAGAIDGANNWQRFRYLTWPALRQTRTFILITITIQAFALFTQIQVMTEGGPLDSTSTIVFQAVRTGFDLQQTGYASALSLVFFILVLVVSLVQRFLTRDKDVKK